A single window of Meiothermus sp. DNA harbors:
- a CDS encoding Fur family transcriptional regulator, translated as MERSTRQRQAIREVMTELNRPLSPTEVLEAARHKVPGLGIATVYRTLKGLVEEGSAVAVELPGEAPRYELAGKKHHHHFHCTRCGKVFELEGCPGDFSFMVPVGFKTEKHEIVLYGRCTECLERVGL; from the coding sequence ATGGAACGCTCGACCCGCCAGCGCCAGGCCATCCGGGAGGTGATGACCGAGCTCAACCGACCGCTTTCTCCCACCGAAGTCCTCGAGGCGGCCCGCCACAAAGTACCCGGCCTTGGCATCGCTACCGTCTACCGAACCCTAAAGGGGCTGGTTGAAGAAGGTAGTGCCGTAGCAGTCGAACTCCCCGGTGAAGCGCCGCGCTACGAGCTGGCGGGCAAAAAGCACCATCACCACTTTCACTGCACCCGATGCGGCAAGGTCTTTGAACTCGAGGGCTGCCCGGGCGACTTCTCGTTCATGGTGCCTGTGGGATTCAAAACCGAGAAGCACGAAATCGTGTTATATGGACGCTGTACCGAATGTTTAGAGCGGGTAGGTCTGTAA
- a CDS encoding metal ABC transporter substrate-binding protein, with the protein MKQILPLGFLLMLGSGLAQPLQVAATTGFIADMVRVVGGSRVGVVQVVPNGSDPHSFEPRPSVVRAISSARVFFANGLGLEPFFEKLEAQLPPRARIVELAGGMPNLIAAEKETPGDSHEDHAHQHGAYDPHLWLDPTYGIRYVEKIRDALVSLDPAGRAAYTQSAARYIAQIRQADAATKRCLADIPPARRKLVSQHDALRYFNRYYQLTSIGAIADFVGQERGPASLAKLAQAMKREGVGVIFVEPQFSQAQARALAEATGARIVRIYSDAFDNTVNSYLKLIQANGQAICQAFK; encoded by the coding sequence ATGAAGCAGATTCTCCCGCTGGGATTTTTGCTGATGCTGGGCTCTGGTCTGGCGCAGCCGCTACAGGTGGCCGCAACCACGGGCTTTATTGCCGATATGGTGCGGGTTGTGGGGGGCAGCCGTGTCGGTGTGGTGCAGGTGGTGCCCAACGGCAGCGACCCTCATAGCTTTGAGCCGCGCCCTTCGGTGGTTCGGGCCATCAGCAGCGCCAGGGTCTTTTTTGCTAATGGGCTTGGGCTCGAGCCCTTTTTCGAGAAACTCGAGGCCCAGCTTCCCCCCAGGGCCCGCATCGTGGAGTTAGCCGGCGGCATGCCCAACCTGATCGCGGCGGAGAAGGAAACCCCGGGCGATAGCCACGAAGATCACGCGCATCAGCACGGGGCCTATGACCCCCACCTTTGGCTCGACCCCACCTATGGCATTCGCTATGTGGAGAAAATCCGCGATGCCCTGGTCTCGCTCGATCCCGCCGGGCGGGCTGCCTATACCCAGAGTGCCGCTCGCTACATCGCCCAGATTCGCCAGGCTGATGCTGCCACCAAGCGCTGCCTGGCCGACATCCCACCAGCCCGGCGCAAGCTGGTTTCCCAACACGACGCGCTGCGCTATTTCAATCGCTATTACCAGCTCACCAGTATCGGCGCCATCGCCGACTTTGTCGGCCAAGAGCGCGGCCCGGCCAGCCTGGCCAAGCTGGCCCAGGCCATGAAGAGAGAAGGCGTGGGGGTGATTTTTGTGGAGCCGCAGTTCTCGCAGGCCCAGGCCCGTGCCCTGGCCGAGGCCACCGGCGCCCGCATTGTCCGTATTTATTCCGATGCCTTCGACAACACGGTCAATTCCTACCTAAAGCTCATCCAGGCCAACGGGCAGGCCATCTGTCAGGCCTTCAAGTAG
- a CDS encoding N-acetylmuramoyl-L-alanine amidase produces MRFILVLVFYLTSLGLAQPRVGTENGLTRLVFALPAEARFSLSRAGNELSIRFQGTPPRTLRTLLNTPQVVGYRVTPSPGGSIYVVTLRAGVRYRTLELPNPRRLVLEVRNDANTARTSVRPQSGARAPAPVVVLDPGHGGVDPGAIGHVREEEVVLQVALRTKKRLEAKGIRVVLTRSTDRHLSANKATDLGLRAAMADSKRTLFVSIHANAAERSAQGIEVYYFGETIDQRLLSKAILENGGGALGQRLTQEARSVAQRLMRDLLAQANLKFSEQLALKTLRSLVRETGAVSRGVQTAPFYVIRNARIPAILVEIGFVNHPVEGQKLATDAYRQQLADGLAGGIIAFLNSGNAQR; encoded by the coding sequence ATGCGATTCATTTTGGTATTGGTGTTCTACTTAACCTCTCTGGGACTGGCCCAGCCTCGAGTGGGTACCGAAAACGGCCTTACCCGGCTGGTTTTTGCCCTGCCCGCCGAGGCCCGCTTTAGCCTGAGCCGGGCCGGCAACGAGCTTTCGATCCGCTTCCAGGGCACCCCACCCCGCACCTTGCGAACCTTGCTGAACACGCCACAGGTTGTCGGCTATCGAGTCACCCCCAGTCCGGGTGGCTCGATTTACGTGGTCACGCTCCGGGCGGGCGTCCGCTACCGCACCCTCGAGCTCCCCAACCCCCGCCGCCTGGTGCTGGAAGTACGCAATGACGCAAACACGGCCCGCACCTCCGTCCGACCGCAATCCGGCGCCCGGGCACCTGCGCCGGTGGTGGTGCTCGACCCCGGCCACGGTGGGGTTGATCCGGGGGCCATCGGACACGTGCGGGAAGAGGAAGTCGTGTTGCAAGTGGCCCTGCGCACAAAAAAGCGCCTCGAGGCCAAAGGCATCCGGGTCGTCCTGACCCGCAGCACAGATAGACATCTTTCGGCCAACAAAGCCACCGACCTGGGGCTACGGGCAGCCATGGCCGATAGCAAGCGCACGCTATTTGTATCCATTCACGCCAACGCCGCCGAACGGTCTGCCCAGGGGATTGAAGTCTACTACTTTGGCGAAACCATCGACCAGCGGCTTTTGTCCAAGGCCATCCTTGAAAACGGGGGCGGGGCCTTGGGGCAGCGCCTGACCCAGGAGGCCCGTAGCGTAGCCCAACGGCTCATGCGCGACCTCCTGGCCCAGGCCAACCTCAAGTTTTCCGAGCAACTGGCCCTCAAGACCCTGCGCTCGCTGGTGCGCGAGACCGGGGCGGTGAGCCGGGGAGTGCAAACCGCCCCTTTTTACGTGATCCGCAACGCGCGAATTCCGGCCATTCTGGTAGAGATTGGCTTTGTCAATCATCCGGTTGAGGGCCAAAAGCTGGCTACGGACGCTTACCGGCAACAGTTGGCGGACGGGCTGGCCGGGGGCATTATTGCTTTTTTGAACAGTGGTAATGCCCAGCGCTAG
- a CDS encoding YibE/F family protein yields MRLWLVFLVVLGLAWAQDPAPPSSPSAYSTARIVSMGDKSATVRVGEQLKEAELPTESAGFRVGQQVVVYEADGRTYIAEPYRIPYLWGLLGLFVLVTVALGRGKGLRGLLGTAASMAVLAFFVVPQISAGNNPLLVTFVGAFGILALSIYFVHGIHRKTTAALIGTTFATLVALVLSVLLTEWMQFTGLTSEEAFLARFQLGGNLDLVSLYLAGVVVGALGALNDVTVTQAAVVQALVQANPRYGLRELYTRGMTVGFDHIGSLVNTLILAYAAGTLPLLLLISRSDVPLVLLINNETFAAEIVAMLVGSLALVLAVPLTTLMAAWLLRGRKLDYIERRWPGQ; encoded by the coding sequence ATGCGTTTGTGGCTTGTTTTTCTGGTGGTTTTGGGCCTAGCTTGGGCGCAAGACCCGGCTCCCCCCAGTTCGCCCAGCGCGTACTCGACTGCCCGGATCGTTTCGATGGGCGATAAGAGTGCAACCGTGCGGGTGGGTGAGCAGCTCAAGGAAGCGGAGTTGCCCACTGAGTCGGCAGGCTTCCGGGTAGGGCAGCAGGTGGTGGTGTACGAAGCCGACGGCAGAACCTATATTGCCGAACCCTACCGCATCCCCTACCTGTGGGGCTTGCTCGGGCTATTTGTGCTGGTAACGGTAGCCCTGGGGCGGGGCAAGGGCTTGCGGGGTCTGTTGGGCACCGCCGCCAGCATGGCGGTACTGGCCTTTTTTGTGGTGCCACAAATTTCGGCGGGCAATAACCCCCTCTTGGTCACTTTTGTAGGTGCTTTTGGTATTCTGGCGCTCTCGATCTATTTTGTTCATGGCATCCACCGCAAGACCACCGCGGCCCTCATAGGAACCACTTTTGCCACCCTGGTGGCCCTGGTGCTTTCGGTACTGCTAACCGAGTGGATGCAGTTTACCGGCCTCACTTCGGAGGAAGCCTTCCTGGCCCGTTTCCAACTAGGGGGCAACCTCGATCTGGTCTCGCTGTATCTGGCCGGGGTGGTGGTAGGGGCATTGGGGGCCCTGAACGATGTAACCGTGACCCAGGCTGCGGTGGTGCAAGCGCTGGTGCAGGCCAACCCTCGCTATGGCCTGCGGGAGCTTTACACCCGGGGCATGACGGTGGGCTTCGACCACATTGGCAGTCTGGTCAATACCCTGATTCTGGCCTATGCGGCGGGTACATTGCCCTTGCTGCTGCTGATTAGCCGGAGCGATGTGCCCCTGGTGTTGCTCATCAACAACGAGACCTTTGCCGCCGAAATTGTGGCCATGTTGGTAGGTTCGCTGGCCCTGGTGTTGGCGGTTCCCCTCACCACCTTGATGGCCGCCTGGCTCCTGCGGGGGCGAAAGCTGGACTACATCGAGCGGCGGTGGCCGGGGCAATAA